A part of Geotrypetes seraphini chromosome 9, aGeoSer1.1, whole genome shotgun sequence genomic DNA contains:
- the LRRC4 gene encoding leucine-rich repeat-containing protein 4, protein MNLLRQVPVHHTWNVALLSVVYLMAQTWILCEASAGPQSCPSVCSCSNQFSKVVCTRRSLSEVPLGIPSNTRYLNLMENNIQMIQADTFRHLHHLEVLQLGRNSIRQIEVGAFNGLASLNTLELFDNWLTVIPSGAFEYLSKLRELWLRNNPIESIPSYAFNRVPSLMRLDLGELKKLEYISEGAFEGLYNLKYLNLGMCNIRDMPNLTPLVGLEELEISGNNFPEIKPGSFHGLKSLKKLWIMNSQISWIERNAFDDLTSLVELNLAHNNLTSLPHDLFAPLRYLVELHLHHNPWDCDCDVLWLSWWLREYIPTNSTCCGRCHSPLHMRGKYLVEVDQTSFQCSAPFIIDAPRDLNISEGRVAEIKCRTPAMSSVRWLLPNGTILSHASNHPRISVLNDGTLNFSHVLLTDTGIYTCMVTNVAGNSNASAYLNVSTAELNTSNYSFFTTVTVETTEISPEVISSKFKPVPTTSTGYQPAYTTSTTVLIQTTKTPKQVAVPTSDTNDKMQTSLDEVMKTTKIIIGCFVAVTLLAAAMLIVFYKLRKRHQQRSTVAAARTVEIIQVDEDIPSGPPSGVPGEGAVILPTIHDHMNYTTYKPAHAAHWTENSIGNSLHPTVTTITEPYIIQTHTKEKVQETQI, encoded by the coding sequence ATGAATCTCCTGCGGCAGGTACCTGTGCACCACACCTGGAATGTCGCCCTGCTTTCAGTAGTCTACCTCATGGCACAAACGTGGATCCTGTGTGAAGCTTCAGCTGGGCCTCAGAGCTGTCCCTCAGTCTGTTCATGCAGTAACCAATTTAGTAAAGTGGTCTGCACACGAAGGAGCCTCTCTGAGGTCCCTTTGGGTATCCCTTCTAATACCCGGTACCTTAACCTCATGGAGAACAATATCCAAATGATCCAAGCAGACACATTCCGACATCTGCATCACCTAGAGGTCCTACAGCTCGGAAGGAACTCCATTCGGCAGATAGAAGTTGGTGCTTTCAATGGGTTGGCCAGCCTCAACACCTTGGAATTGTTTGACAATTGGCTGACTGTCATCCCAAGTGGAGCTTTTGAGTATTTGTCTAAATTGAGAGAACTGTGGCTCAGGAATAATCCCATTGAGAGCATTCCTTCATATGCATTCAACAGAGTTCCCTCCCTGATGCGCCTGGACCTAGGAGAACTTAAAAAGTTGGAGTATATTTCAGAGGGGGCTTTTGAGGGATTATACAATCTGAAGTACCTTAATCTTGGAATGTGTAACATAAGGGACATGCCAAATCTCACGCCCTTGGTGGGGCTCGAGGAACTggaaatatctgggaataacttTCCTGAAATCAAACCAGGATCTTTCCATGGGTTAAAATCTCTGAAAAAACTTTGGATTATGAACTCGCAGATCAGTTGGATTGAGCGAAATGCCTTTGATGACCTCACATCTCTGGTGGAGTTGAACCTAGCCCACAATAACCTGACCTCTTTGCCGCATGACCTTTTTGCGCCCCTGAGGTATCTAGTGGAGTTACATTTGCACCACAACCCATGGGACTGTGACTGTGATGTGCTGTGGTTGTCCTGGTGGCTGAGGGAGTATATCCCCACCAACTCCACATGCTGTGGACGCTGCCATTCCCCGCTGCATATGAGGGGGAAATACTTGGTGGAAGTTGACCAGACTTCTTTCCAGTGCTCTGCCCCTTTCATCATAGATGCCCCGAGGGATTTAAACATTTCCGAAGGACGAGTGGCTGAAATTAAGTGCCGAACTCCTGCCATGTCTTCTGTTAGGTGGCTGCTACCCAATGGGACAATACTGAGCCATGCTTCCAATCATCCTCGGATATCTGTGCTCAATGATGGGACACTCAATTTCTCCCATGTTTTACTCACGGACACTGGCATTTACACATGCATGGTTACCAACGTGGCAGGGAACTCCAATGCATCAGCCTATCTCAACGTCAGCACGGCAGAGCTTAATACTTCCAATTATAGTTTCTTCACAACGGTCACAGTAGAGACAACAGAGATCTCACCAGAGGTCATCTCCTCCAAATTTAAACCAGTGCCCACAACGTCTACAGGGTATCAACCAGCATACACCACTTCCACGACAGTACTTATTCAGACCACCAAAACACCAAAACAGGTGGCAGTTCCCACATCAGACACCAATGACAAAATGCAAACCAGCCTGGATGAGgtgatgaagaccaccaaaatCATCATTGGCTGCTTTGTTGCTGTAACACTGCTTGCGGCAGCCATGTTGATAGTGTTCTACAAACTCCGTAAGCGGCATCAGCAGCGGAGCACAGTGGCAGCCGCAAGGACTGTAGAGATTATCCAAGTGGATGAGGACATACCAAGCGGGCCTCCATCGGGTGTACCAGGTGAGGGGGCAGTAATCCTGCCCACTATTCATGATCATATGAACTATACCACCTACAAACCAGCACATGCGGCTCACTGGACAGAAAACAGCATTGGCAATTCTCTGCATCCCACAGTGACTACTATCACTGAACCTTATATAATTCAGACCCACACCAAGGAGAAGGTACAGGAAACTCAAATCTGA